A single window of Stigmatopora nigra isolate UIUO_SnigA chromosome 22, RoL_Snig_1.1, whole genome shotgun sequence DNA harbors:
- the LOC144215933 gene encoding Golgi phosphoprotein 3-like, whose amino-acid sequence MTSLTQRSSGLVQRRTEASRSAADKEHSPGKEDQDLRPGEDQGDVDGRDSKETRLTLMEEVLLLGLKDREGYTSFWNDCISSGLRGCMLIELALRGRLELEASGMRRKGLLARKVICKSDAPTGDVLLDEALKHIKDTQPPETVQSWVELLSGETWNPLKLHYQLRNVRERLAKNLVEKGVLTTEKQNFLLFDMTTHPLTNNNLKQRLIKKVQEAVLDRWVNDPQRMDRRLLALIFLAHSSDVLENAFAPLLDEQYDLAMKRVRQLLELEPESESTKANANELLWAVIAAFTK is encoded by the exons ATGACTTCGTTGACTCAGCGGAGTTCGGGCCTTGTGCAGAGGCGAACCGAAGCCTCTCGCAGTGCCGCTGACAAAGAGCACTCTCCCGGGAAAGAAGACCAAGATTTGAGGCCAGGAGAAGATCAAGGCGATGTCGATGGCCGAGACTCTAAAGAAACACGCTTGACTTTAATGGAAGAGGTGCTCTTGTTGGGACTTAAAGACCGAGAG GGATATACTTCCTTCTGGAATGACTGCATTTCATCAGGTTTACGGGGGTGCATGCTGATTGAGCTCGCTCTACGCGGGCGTCTTGAGTTGGAAGCTTCTGGTATGCGGAGGAAAGGTCTGCTTGCCAGAAAG GTCATATGCAAGTCAGATGCTCCTACAGGTGATGTCCTACTGGACGAAGCATTAAAACACATTAAAGACACTCAACCACCAGAGACTGTGCAGAGTTGGGTTGAATTACTCAgtg gagaAACATGGAATCCCCTGAAGCTCCATTATCAACTGAGAAACGTCCGTGAAAGACTGGCCAAAAATTTGGTGGAGAAAGGTGTCCTAACCACTGAAAAGCAGAACTTCCTGCTTTTTGATATGACCACGCACCCTCTTACTAACAACAATCTTAAGCAGCGCCTGATTAAGAAAGTCCAAGAGGCTGTATTGGACAGGTGGGTGAATGACCCCCAGCGAATGGACAGACGACTTTTGGCACTCATCTTCTTAGCCCATTCCTCCGATGTCCTGGAAAACGCTTTTGCGCCATTGTTGGATGAACAATACGACCTGGCAATGAAAAGAGTACGACAGCTTCTTGAATTGGAGCCTGAAAGTGAAAGCACAAAGGCTAACGCTAATGAGCTCTTATGGGCTGTCATCGCCGCCTTTACCAAATGA